The following proteins come from a genomic window of Pirellula staleyi DSM 6068:
- a CDS encoding DUF1501 domain-containing protein: MNSSPFHQQNTRPSQSLTRREMLWQSGGGLGGIAAAMLMAGDGLLAQDSASSQAKQPFPTTPGILGGVLHHPPKAKRVVQLFMSGAASHIDLWDYKPELEKHHGEPSDFGEKVEAFQNGLGPWLKSPWSWKAHGDCGKMLSEITEPMGACVDDMAFIHNMVGKTGVHSQATLLQATGFVTPGFPGMGAWISYGLGSLNDNLPTFVVLPDHRGFGPSGPKNWASGFLPAQHQGTVIRPGTASPINDLFPPAYANQSRDEEAAMRALMAKLNTEHQNERPGDSRLEARIKSYELAAQMQLSAPEALNIADEPAHILKLYGLDHGKTSFPDEINEVEETEYFGRKCLVARRLLERGVRFVQIWSGCDNGFPRRNWDSHEDLKRDHAPLSLGMSRGAAGLIQDLKQRGMLEDTIVLWTTEFGRMPSSQGTVGRDHNPYVFTNWLAGGGVKGGVSYGPSDQWGFRPLDREHPTQVYDVHATILHLLGIDHTRLTLRHNGIDRRLTDVHGHVIRDVIA, translated from the coding sequence ATGAATAGCAGTCCCTTTCATCAGCAAAACACTCGCCCTAGCCAATCGCTCACCAGGCGCGAGATGCTGTGGCAATCGGGAGGTGGACTCGGCGGCATCGCAGCTGCAATGCTGATGGCTGGCGATGGCCTGCTCGCTCAAGACAGCGCATCATCCCAAGCAAAACAGCCCTTTCCGACGACTCCTGGCATACTAGGTGGAGTGCTTCATCACCCGCCGAAAGCCAAGCGGGTTGTGCAGCTGTTCATGTCGGGCGCAGCGAGCCACATCGACCTGTGGGACTACAAACCCGAACTCGAAAAGCATCACGGCGAGCCCTCTGATTTCGGTGAGAAAGTCGAGGCCTTCCAGAACGGGCTCGGTCCCTGGCTCAAAAGCCCATGGTCGTGGAAAGCTCATGGCGACTGCGGCAAGATGCTGAGCGAAATCACCGAGCCGATGGGCGCATGTGTCGACGACATGGCCTTCATCCACAACATGGTCGGAAAGACCGGCGTGCATAGCCAGGCCACTCTGCTGCAAGCTACCGGTTTTGTTACGCCAGGATTTCCGGGCATGGGTGCTTGGATCAGCTATGGACTAGGGAGCCTGAACGACAATCTTCCTACCTTCGTGGTGCTCCCCGATCATCGTGGGTTTGGTCCGAGTGGTCCCAAAAACTGGGCGTCAGGTTTCTTGCCAGCACAACATCAAGGAACTGTTATCCGCCCCGGTACAGCATCGCCTATCAACGATTTGTTTCCTCCCGCTTATGCCAACCAATCGCGTGATGAAGAAGCAGCGATGCGGGCGCTAATGGCCAAGCTCAACACCGAGCATCAAAACGAACGTCCTGGTGATTCGCGGCTGGAAGCGCGTATCAAGTCCTACGAACTTGCGGCACAGATGCAGTTGAGCGCACCCGAGGCGCTCAACATTGCCGATGAACCCGCGCATATCCTGAAGCTCTATGGACTCGACCACGGAAAAACGAGCTTTCCCGACGAAATCAACGAGGTAGAGGAAACGGAATACTTTGGGCGCAAGTGCCTTGTTGCGCGGCGACTACTCGAGCGCGGTGTCAGGTTTGTCCAAATCTGGTCGGGGTGCGACAACGGTTTTCCGCGTCGCAATTGGGATTCGCACGAGGATCTGAAGCGCGATCACGCGCCACTGTCGCTGGGGATGTCGCGCGGCGCTGCTGGTCTCATCCAAGACCTGAAACAGCGTGGCATGCTCGAGGACACGATCGTGCTCTGGACCACCGAATTTGGTCGCATGCCGTCGAGCCAAGGTACCGTGGGACGCGATCACAATCCTTACGTATTCACCAACTGGCTGGCCGGAGGTGGTGTGAAGGGGGGCGTTTCTTATGGCCCCAGCGATCAATGGGGCTTTCGACCACTCGACCGCGAACATCCCACACAGGTCTACGATGTGCATGCCACCATCCTGCACTTGCTGGGTATCGATCACACGCGTCTCACGCTGCGGCATAATGGTATCGATCGGCGTTTGACCGATGTGCACGGCCATGTCATTCGAGATGTGATTGCCTAG
- a CDS encoding DUF1553 domain-containing protein, with the protein MATSPWNFAAIVAVGLLTPSLMAAEPVDFTRDVAPIFERRCISCHDASTKKGSLDLTSYASALAGGDSGAVIEPGKPAESYLLDSIRAAANAKPEMPKSGLPLTAKEVATIETWIAEGAKWPEGKTLVDKSLADLAWWSLEPMKRPAIPDLAPAQTKLVRNPIDAFLLAKLQEQGLTYNPEADRRTLLRRLFFDLVGLPPSPEEVEAFLKSEDPQAYEKLVDDLLSRPAYGERWARHWLDIVHYADTHGYDKDQLRPNAWPYRDYVIRSLNSDKPYRQFLEEQLAGDVLYPGTADGIEALGFISAGPWDFVGHAEVPETKIDGMMARNLDRDDMVTTTMNVFCSLTTQCARCHNHKFDPVSMDDYYSLQAVFSALDRADRKYDADATVAKKRMELTQSVVAIEKRITDHQSSLASDASEEIAKIDERMKALTAMLRGESPRSEFGYHSGLTNNQSEAKWVQIDLAKSETIERLVIIGCHDDFNNIGAGFGFPIRYRVEISDDAKFQAGVTTIVDRTESDNRNPGIAPQQFDIDRKQGRFVRITATKLAPRQNDFNFALAEVQVYGASGVNLAAGKSVQGYDTIEAPPRWRASNLVDGIYMGEGAEASGELKQLAASREKIVEAATTPEWRTQLASLKADLAKQQADLAALPPQQTVYSGTIHTGGGTFSGTGGRGGKPRDIFVLDRGEVTKPLRPVGPGTVPVVPSLPSRFDIPADAHESARRVALAKWIGHNDNPLTWRSIVNRVWQYHFGRAIVDSPNDFGRMGQLPTHPELLEYLAIEFRDGGGSIKSLHKQILLSTAYRQSSATHAAGNEKDADNTLLWRMNRKRIDAECVRDATLVLAGKMQTQMGGPGYWDFVLEKPQHSPHYEYQKQDPDDLKTHRRSIYRFIVRSAPDPFMESLDCADPSLLVDKRNETINALSALTMLNNKFMVRMSEHLAERIAKEHAQPEAQTRRLYQLALAREPSAGELAAVTAHVKQHGLASSCRMMLNLSEFVFVD; encoded by the coding sequence CCTTGGAACTTTGCGGCAATCGTAGCTGTCGGCCTCCTTACACCTTCGCTGATGGCCGCCGAACCGGTCGACTTTACTCGCGACGTGGCCCCTATCTTCGAGCGCCGCTGCATTTCGTGTCACGATGCGTCGACCAAGAAAGGTTCGCTCGACCTCACGAGCTATGCCAGTGCTCTGGCTGGTGGCGATAGCGGCGCAGTGATCGAACCTGGTAAGCCTGCTGAAAGCTACCTGCTTGATTCGATTCGGGCTGCTGCCAACGCAAAACCCGAGATGCCTAAATCAGGGCTTCCGCTCACCGCTAAGGAGGTAGCGACGATCGAAACATGGATCGCCGAGGGTGCCAAGTGGCCCGAGGGAAAAACGCTCGTTGATAAGAGCCTTGCCGACCTTGCTTGGTGGTCGCTTGAGCCGATGAAGCGTCCTGCGATTCCCGATCTTGCTCCCGCTCAGACAAAACTGGTTCGCAATCCAATCGACGCTTTCCTTTTGGCAAAGCTCCAAGAGCAGGGACTTACCTACAACCCCGAAGCCGATCGTCGTACGCTGCTCCGTCGCCTGTTTTTCGATCTTGTCGGGCTCCCACCATCGCCCGAAGAAGTCGAAGCTTTCCTGAAGTCCGAGGATCCGCAGGCGTATGAGAAACTGGTCGACGATCTACTCAGCCGCCCCGCCTATGGCGAACGCTGGGCACGCCATTGGCTCGACATCGTGCACTACGCCGATACCCACGGCTACGACAAGGATCAATTGCGGCCGAACGCTTGGCCCTATCGCGACTACGTGATCCGCTCGCTCAACAGCGACAAACCGTATCGCCAGTTTCTGGAAGAACAGCTAGCCGGGGATGTGCTCTATCCCGGGACAGCCGATGGAATCGAAGCACTCGGATTCATTTCGGCAGGTCCGTGGGATTTCGTCGGTCACGCCGAAGTTCCCGAGACCAAAATCGATGGCATGATGGCCCGCAACCTCGATCGCGATGACATGGTGACCACCACCATGAATGTGTTTTGTAGCCTCACCACACAATGTGCACGCTGCCACAATCACAAATTCGATCCGGTCAGCATGGATGACTACTACAGCCTCCAGGCAGTCTTTTCGGCTCTCGATCGGGCCGACAGAAAGTACGATGCCGATGCGACGGTCGCTAAGAAGCGGATGGAACTCACCCAGTCTGTTGTGGCCATCGAGAAGCGAATCACCGACCACCAGAGCAGCCTTGCGTCGGACGCGTCAGAAGAGATCGCAAAAATCGACGAGCGCATGAAAGCGCTGACGGCAATGCTGCGTGGTGAGTCGCCACGCAGCGAGTTTGGCTATCACAGCGGACTCACCAACAATCAATCGGAGGCCAAGTGGGTCCAAATCGATCTCGCCAAGAGCGAAACGATCGAGCGTTTGGTGATCATTGGCTGTCACGACGACTTCAACAACATCGGCGCAGGTTTTGGTTTTCCGATCCGTTATCGGGTCGAGATTTCGGATGACGCCAAGTTCCAGGCAGGTGTGACCACGATTGTCGATCGAACCGAGAGCGACAATCGCAACCCCGGAATTGCTCCGCAGCAATTCGACATCGATCGGAAGCAGGGGCGATTCGTACGCATCACGGCAACGAAACTTGCGCCACGTCAAAACGATTTCAATTTCGCGCTCGCTGAAGTGCAAGTTTACGGTGCGTCGGGAGTGAATCTTGCTGCTGGCAAGTCGGTTCAAGGTTACGACACGATCGAAGCACCACCTCGCTGGCGCGCTAGTAATTTGGTCGATGGCATCTACATGGGCGAAGGTGCGGAAGCGAGTGGGGAACTGAAGCAGCTTGCAGCATCGCGCGAGAAGATTGTCGAGGCAGCGACCACGCCGGAGTGGCGCACGCAACTTGCCTCGCTGAAAGCGGATCTCGCTAAACAGCAGGCGGATTTGGCCGCACTCCCCCCGCAGCAAACGGTGTACAGCGGAACGATTCACACCGGTGGTGGGACGTTTTCGGGAACTGGTGGCCGTGGTGGAAAACCTCGCGATATTTTTGTGCTCGATCGTGGCGAAGTCACCAAGCCACTGCGACCCGTTGGTCCCGGCACAGTTCCGGTAGTCCCCTCGCTCCCTTCACGGTTCGACATTCCTGCCGATGCTCACGAATCGGCTCGACGCGTGGCACTGGCCAAGTGGATTGGTCACAACGACAACCCACTCACCTGGCGATCGATTGTCAATCGGGTTTGGCAATACCATTTCGGCCGGGCAATCGTCGATTCGCCCAACGATTTTGGTCGGATGGGACAACTACCAACCCACCCCGAATTGCTCGAGTACTTGGCGATTGAATTCCGCGACGGTGGCGGCAGCATCAAGTCACTTCACAAACAGATTCTGCTGAGTACAGCCTACCGCCAATCTTCGGCAACGCATGCCGCTGGCAACGAGAAAGATGCTGATAATACGCTGCTGTGGCGCATGAACCGCAAACGGATCGACGCCGAATGCGTTCGCGATGCCACGTTGGTGCTCGCGGGAAAAATGCAAACGCAAATGGGTGGCCCTGGCTACTGGGATTTCGTACTCGAAAAGCCGCAACACTCCCCTCACTACGAGTACCAAAAGCAAGATCCCGACGATTTAAAAACGCATCGACGCTCGATCTATCGCTTCATTGTGCGAAGTGCCCCCGATCCCTTCATGGAATCGCTCGATTGCGCCGATCCTTCACTCCTCGTCGACAAACGAAATGAAACGATCAATGCACTTTCGGCCCTCACGATGCTCAACAACAAGTTCATGGTTCGCATGAGCGAGCACTTGGCAGAGCGGATCGCTAAGGAGCATGCTCAGCCAGAAGCACAAACCCGACGGCTCTATCAACTGGCTCTCGCGCGGGAGCCCAGTGCGGGAGAACTCGCCGCTGTCACGGCACATGTGAAACAGCATGGTCTCGCCAGTAGCTGTCGCATGATGCTGAATTTAAGCGAGTTTGTGTTTGTGGATTAG